In Pseudoalteromonas carrageenovora IAM 12662, the following proteins share a genomic window:
- a CDS encoding ExbD/TolR family protein: protein MKNKTAQNNADVDMTPMLDIVFILLIFFIVTTSFVKPVAIELNRPLDSPQIDKPVKNALFKIDESNAVYFADRLIDLEQVSTNLAMFAAKYEISSVLITAHENSKHNTLMRVMDNIKEYEDYTISLVSK from the coding sequence ATGAAAAATAAAACAGCTCAAAATAATGCTGATGTAGATATGACACCAATGTTAGATATTGTATTCATTTTATTGATATTTTTTATTGTAACTACTTCATTTGTTAAACCTGTGGCTATTGAATTAAACCGCCCGCTCGACAGTCCTCAAATAGATAAACCAGTAAAAAATGCTTTATTCAAAATTGATGAAAGTAACGCAGTGTACTTTGCTGATAGATTGATTGACTTAGAGCAAGTGTCGACTAACTTAGCAATGTTTGCGGCTAAATATGAAATAAGTTCGGTGCTTATAACTGCTCACGAAAACAGTAAACATAATACATTAATGAGAGTAATGGATAATATTAAAGAGTATGAAGATTACACTATTAGCTTAGTATCTAAATAA
- a CDS encoding RNA polymerase sigma factor — MTKKVKITSTFVDISKQLKRFVSRIVQPDDVEDIVQETFIKSYEADLKQDIQFTRSYMLKTAKHLALNHIAKWDNKFNDSLEHDNELPVLLKSMQLEDEYTSKERFLLFCRATEQLSSSIRKCFILKKVYGMSQKEIAEQMQLSQSTVEKHIAKGLLQTMLYMREYEQGNEVHPKAQAHPISVGRVAE; from the coding sequence ATGACGAAAAAAGTAAAAATCACGTCAACATTTGTTGATATTTCGAAGCAACTAAAGCGCTTTGTATCGCGTATAGTTCAGCCCGACGATGTAGAAGACATTGTGCAAGAAACGTTTATAAAAAGCTATGAAGCTGATTTAAAACAAGACATTCAGTTTACCCGCAGTTATATGCTCAAAACAGCAAAGCACTTAGCACTTAACCATATTGCTAAATGGGATAACAAATTTAATGATTCGTTAGAGCATGATAACGAATTACCCGTATTACTCAAATCAATGCAGCTTGAAGATGAATACACATCTAAAGAGCGCTTTTTACTTTTTTGTAGAGCTACCGAGCAACTAAGCTCGTCTATTCGTAAATGCTTTATATTAAAAAAAGTATACGGTATGAGCCAAAAAGAGATAGCAGAACAAATGCAGTTAAGTCAAAGTACTGTTGAAAAACACATTGCAAAAGGGTTATTACAAACCATGCTTTATATGCGTGAGTATGAACAAGGCAATGAAGTACACCCAAAAGCACAGGCTCACCCTATTTCAGTAGGGAGGGTTGCAGAATGA
- a CDS encoding DUF2937 family protein: MSKFLDYIRLSFFACGLLLGVQIPAYVSDFGQALNAQLIEANNAISPFKNDAATYFNNDLNKLIKHYKNLGDKIVGKGAEHIHTLNMRQQSLQLAVEQFKQSPYVFTLTSNLSDIKQQVWQRFEGQIVLKKDSIIAAIISAIIIAVLAELLGFLLISGLKRGYNRLFTAQK, from the coding sequence ATGAGTAAATTTTTAGATTATATTCGACTTAGTTTTTTTGCTTGTGGGTTGCTGCTAGGGGTACAAATTCCGGCCTATGTAAGTGATTTTGGTCAAGCGCTCAATGCACAATTAATTGAAGCAAATAACGCAATTTCACCTTTTAAAAATGACGCTGCCACATACTTTAATAACGATTTAAATAAACTAATAAAACACTATAAAAATTTAGGCGATAAAATTGTAGGCAAAGGCGCTGAACATATTCATACCCTTAATATGCGTCAGCAATCGCTCCAGTTAGCGGTTGAGCAATTTAAGCAATCGCCTTATGTTTTTACTCTAACGAGCAACCTAAGCGATATTAAGCAACAGGTATGGCAGCGCTTTGAAGGCCAAATAGTGCTAAAAAAAGACTCTATAATAGCAGCAATTATTAGCGCCATTATAATTGCAGTGCTTGCTGAACTGCTTGGTTTTTTACTTATATCAGGGTTAAAACGCGGCTACAATAGATTATTTACAGCTCAAAAATAA
- the aceK gene encoding bifunctional isocitrate dehydrogenase kinase/phosphatase: MQPRDIAELILTGFKKHYQLFQKITAKAPMAFAQQDWQAINDIGRLRISYYDDRVNETTHTLKQQNPTEQLDETLWLEVKKTYQQFLCFHPQAELAETFYNSVFCRLYHRRYFHNDFIFVEASLKDAPSVPVEAEYRTYFPVVDGLKPTIKHIINHFDFKAPFVNLERDIRLLVKAFYKQAPDTHHQPWQMRFDILHTPFYRNKAAYIVGRMVSQSGVQPFIIAVLHDEDNGLYLDALLTKSSQMRVVFGFARAYFMVETHAPSALVRFLNQLMPNKTLAELYNAIGFHKQGKTEFYREFLSHLSHSNDEFTIAPGTPGMVMMVFTLPSFGYVFKVIKDKFGESKPFGRDTVLKRYQLVKSHDRVGRMADTIEYSNVVFPLARFDSNLLAQLHKTIGSSMVIEGDWLIIKHLYIERRMTPLNLFLESASEESAADAIEEYGQALKEMIAVNIFPGDMLLKNFGVSKHKRIIFYDYDEVQYLTDMNFRALPKAKSYDDYLTDEQSYSVAPQDVFPEQLCTFVMPNPMYKKFLLSTHPELIDVSYWKQAQQNIKNGQVSHIYPYPTAQRFIHHW, from the coding sequence ATGCAACCACGAGATATTGCTGAACTGATTTTAACGGGCTTTAAAAAGCATTATCAGCTATTTCAAAAAATAACAGCTAAAGCACCGATGGCTTTTGCTCAACAAGATTGGCAAGCAATTAACGATATCGGCCGTTTACGTATAAGCTATTATGATGATCGTGTTAACGAAACCACACACACATTAAAACAGCAAAATCCAACCGAACAACTCGATGAAACACTTTGGCTAGAAGTAAAAAAAACATATCAGCAATTTTTATGTTTTCATCCACAGGCAGAATTAGCCGAAACATTTTATAACTCTGTATTTTGCAGGCTGTACCATAGGCGCTACTTTCATAATGACTTTATTTTTGTTGAGGCCTCATTAAAGGATGCGCCATCAGTGCCTGTTGAAGCCGAATATAGGACTTATTTCCCAGTTGTTGACGGTTTAAAACCAACAATAAAACACATTATTAATCACTTTGATTTTAAAGCTCCATTTGTAAATTTAGAGCGTGATATACGTTTGCTCGTAAAAGCATTTTATAAACAAGCACCCGATACTCACCACCAACCTTGGCAAATGCGTTTTGATATATTACACACGCCTTTTTATCGTAATAAAGCGGCTTATATAGTTGGCCGTATGGTGTCACAAAGTGGTGTTCAGCCTTTTATTATTGCCGTATTACATGATGAAGATAACGGTCTTTATTTAGATGCACTTTTAACTAAATCATCTCAAATGCGAGTTGTTTTTGGCTTTGCCCGTGCTTATTTTATGGTAGAAACACATGCGCCTTCTGCATTGGTGCGATTTTTAAATCAGCTTATGCCTAATAAAACATTAGCCGAGCTTTACAACGCAATAGGCTTTCATAAACAAGGAAAAACTGAGTTTTATCGCGAATTTTTAAGTCACTTGTCACACTCAAATGACGAGTTTACTATTGCGCCCGGTACACCCGGCATGGTGATGATGGTATTTACCCTCCCCTCCTTTGGTTATGTATTTAAAGTAATAAAAGATAAATTTGGCGAGAGTAAACCTTTTGGTCGTGATACTGTTCTAAAGCGTTATCAGCTCGTAAAGAGTCATGACCGTGTGGGCAGAATGGCCGACACAATAGAGTATTCTAACGTCGTATTTCCTTTAGCACGTTTTGATAGTAATTTACTTGCGCAGTTACACAAAACAATAGGCTCATCTATGGTCATCGAAGGCGATTGGTTGATCATCAAGCACCTTTATATAGAAAGACGCATGACACCCCTTAATTTGTTTTTAGAAAGTGCCAGCGAAGAAAGTGCGGCCGATGCAATAGAAGAATACGGCCAAGCGTTAAAAGAAATGATTGCCGTAAATATTTTTCCAGGTGATATGCTTTTAAAAAACTTTGGCGTTAGTAAGCACAAACGCATTATTTTTTATGATTACGATGAAGTTCAGTACCTAACAGATATGAACTTTAGAGCCCTACCAAAGGCCAAGAGCTACGACGATTACTTAACCGATGAGCAAAGCTATTCTGTTGCTCCGCAAGATGTATTTCCTGAGCAACTTTGTACATTTGTAATGCCAAACCCTATGTATAAAAAGTTTTTACTCAGCACTCACCCAGAACTAATAGATGTTAGTTATTGGAAGCAAGCACAACAAAATATAAAAAATGGGCAGGTAAGTCATATTTACCCCTACCCGACAGCACAGCGCTTTATTCACCACTGGTAA
- a CDS encoding DUF4124 domain-containing protein: MLRLIYCSLLFTSFCTLGNTTYYKCVTKNGTTFSQFPCDDKATTYKVSTTGNQYSGPKVNYTKQLNELERERLLTGLEAEVRSNNHKLAILDREKQRAEYKQQERLNHILADDDKKRITKDITKKLKVINQSYKKDVATITKHIKKLEKKIAQYQ, from the coding sequence ATGCTTCGATTAATATATTGCTCTTTATTATTTACTAGCTTTTGCACCCTAGGCAATACAACCTACTATAAATGCGTAACCAAAAATGGAACTACGTTTTCTCAATTCCCCTGCGATGATAAAGCCACTACCTACAAAGTAAGTACTACCGGTAATCAATACTCTGGACCCAAGGTTAATTATACTAAGCAATTAAATGAGCTAGAACGCGAGAGGCTCCTAACAGGTTTAGAAGCCGAGGTAAGAAGTAATAACCATAAATTAGCAATACTTGATAGAGAAAAGCAGCGTGCTGAGTATAAACAACAAGAACGACTTAACCATATTTTAGCTGATGATGATAAAAAGCGAATTACTAAAGATATAACCAAAAAGCTAAAAGTGATCAATCAAAGCTATAAAAAAGACGTTGCAACGATTACAAAACATATAAAAAAGCTCGAAAAAAAGATAGCTCAATACCAATAA
- a CDS encoding LysR family transcriptional regulator: MNISKIDLNLLVYLDTLLRECNVTRAANQLSITQPAMSNGLKRLRNLFNDPILVRTSDGMVPTERAIELQPVIRGILMTLEETLAPNREFEAIQSKRVFRIMASDYAASTLAPKLLSKLHEEAPDTTLDILTPSDVTFHDVENGKVDMAINRFENLPQSFHHKRIWKDSFCCLVKADNPIIEHFSLDSYLKARHIWVSKTGFGVGVGMDPKDVQKLGWVDEALAHFGKHRNIATFTRNYHVAIHLAKEKNLIATLPSKAANIYLDDPGLKILEPPFPIPPFELDMIWSPLLHRDASHIWLRQKVAEVAEELK; encoded by the coding sequence ATGAATATAAGTAAAATAGATTTAAATTTACTGGTTTACCTCGACACATTACTACGAGAATGCAACGTAACGCGTGCTGCAAATCAGCTAAGCATAACGCAACCCGCAATGAGTAATGGGCTTAAACGTCTGCGTAACTTATTTAACGACCCCATTTTAGTACGTACCAGCGATGGTATGGTACCCACTGAACGCGCTATTGAGCTTCAACCGGTTATTCGTGGCATATTAATGACCCTTGAAGAAACCCTCGCGCCTAATCGCGAGTTTGAAGCAATTCAAAGTAAGCGTGTATTTAGAATAATGGCCAGCGACTATGCAGCAAGCACCCTAGCCCCTAAACTGTTAAGTAAATTACATGAAGAAGCACCCGATACAACATTAGATATACTTACACCCAGTGACGTAACATTTCATGATGTTGAAAACGGTAAAGTGGATATGGCTATTAACCGCTTTGAAAATTTACCTCAATCTTTTCACCATAAACGTATATGGAAAGACAGCTTTTGTTGCCTGGTAAAAGCAGATAACCCAATTATTGAACACTTTAGTCTCGACAGCTATTTAAAAGCTCGCCATATATGGGTAAGTAAAACAGGTTTTGGCGTAGGTGTCGGTATGGACCCCAAAGATGTGCAAAAACTTGGCTGGGTTGATGAAGCACTGGCTCACTTTGGAAAACATCGCAACATTGCTACCTTTACACGTAATTACCATGTAGCTATTCACCTAGCGAAAGAGAAAAACTTAATTGCAACCTTACCTTCAAAAGCTGCCAATATTTATTTAGATGATCCGGGCCTTAAAATATTAGAGCCGCCGTTTCCTATTCCACCTTTTGAGCTGGATATGATCTGGAGCCCACTTTTACATCGTGACGCAAGCCATATTTGGCTACGCCAAAAAGTAGCCGAAGTAGCTGAAGAACTTAAATAA
- a CDS encoding TonB-dependent receptor plug domain-containing protein yields the protein MHIKLMLAKVASINTISKKKIKKKKQSNRGFLFVSCLYKLRSNQTHLLSGFSVLAPAIFSLSVQAATQTTGQMVQFDIKAQRADKALIEYAKQTEQTVVFSFELAKQHNANSVYGFYTQLDALEALLGGTELDAVVDQNGLLSIKLKQINRNDNNMMKLSAVSAAVLPALLAANSQGVNAAEEVAQEKIEKIAIVGSRVAGRSVEDLPVPVDILSAEALENTGQTEVGRMLQSIAPSFNFSSSSISDGTDALRPATLRGLGPDQTLVLINGKRRHQASIIHINTSVGRGTAGTDMNAIPASAIKRIEVLRDGAAAQYGSDAIAGVINIVLKDASEGGKAAINYGEYSEGDGETINIDFNKGFALGDDGYLNTTINYRDRSPTNRAGLHGSCQFYGCTELSDGTLLAGDPRELTVDRDTFRIGDADSQQFGLTVNTGYELGDGELYGFITYSTRDNESAAFFRHNANAGGNPVLQDGDATIPLGFLPKINTTIDDVSYNFGYKTEFDNDASLDLSYTYGENSIDYTTSDTINASYANFLRYDQGLSAADIRTTIPREAYAYGMELSLQTINIDFTKNFDDYSLAMGAEIRTDEYRILEGSEYAYRDYDTSNGVSIYSGLSGGVGSEDASGGTQGFGGSSPASSVDESRDVISFYLDAETYIIEDVILSGALRYDNYKGFGDTVNFKLAGNWAVTDDISLRGALSSGFRAPSMQQLYFNNISTQFVVAEDGSLVAEEVGTFRNDSTLAQSLGIPKLKEEKSQNRSLGIVYNVTDNINVTVDYYSIDIDDRIVISNRLGKGLSSSLDAALLSSGAGAGQFFLNGADTETSGIDFVATWNTEGFGGTLDFTLAANFTETDVVSLFTPSGSGLETVPVEDVFSDQEISIIEEWQPEGRINLSALYQRDDWTVNLSLNRFGEYTVEDGGRQTYSAEILTDVKVNYFVTEDLSVNIGANNLFDVYPDKNEIGNSRSGTIVDANGNTIVSSSGVFEYSRRSAPFGFNGAYYYVGAEYRF from the coding sequence ATGCACATTAAATTAATGTTAGCTAAAGTTGCATCTATAAATACGATAAGTAAAAAAAAGATTAAAAAAAAGAAGCAAAGTAATAGAGGATTTTTGTTTGTCAGCTGTTTATATAAATTGCGCAGTAACCAAACGCATCTATTGAGTGGCTTTAGTGTACTTGCACCGGCTATTTTTAGCTTAAGTGTACAAGCTGCAACTCAAACTACTGGGCAAATGGTGCAATTTGATATAAAAGCGCAGCGAGCAGACAAAGCCTTAATTGAATACGCAAAACAAACAGAGCAAACCGTGGTTTTCTCTTTTGAGTTGGCGAAGCAACATAATGCAAATTCGGTTTATGGATTTTACACTCAGCTAGATGCACTCGAAGCATTACTAGGTGGGACAGAGCTCGATGCGGTTGTTGATCAAAATGGTTTACTGAGTATAAAACTCAAACAAATCAACAGGAATGATAACAACATGATGAAGCTTTCAGCGGTCAGTGCAGCAGTATTACCAGCTTTACTTGCAGCAAATTCGCAAGGTGTAAATGCAGCAGAAGAAGTTGCTCAAGAAAAGATCGAAAAAATTGCTATTGTTGGTAGCCGCGTAGCGGGCCGTTCAGTAGAGGATTTACCTGTTCCAGTAGATATTTTAAGTGCCGAAGCACTTGAAAATACAGGTCAAACAGAAGTTGGCCGTATGCTGCAATCTATTGCACCTTCATTTAACTTTTCAAGTTCGTCAATCAGTGACGGTACCGATGCATTAAGACCTGCAACATTACGTGGTTTAGGTCCTGATCAAACTCTCGTATTGATCAACGGTAAACGTCGCCATCAAGCAAGTATCATTCATATTAATACATCGGTAGGGCGTGGTACTGCGGGTACTGATATGAACGCTATTCCAGCATCGGCTATTAAACGTATTGAAGTACTTCGTGATGGCGCTGCAGCACAATATGGCTCTGATGCTATTGCGGGTGTTATTAATATTGTACTTAAAGATGCGAGCGAAGGCGGTAAAGCAGCGATTAATTATGGTGAATATTCAGAGGGTGATGGCGAAACAATTAATATTGATTTCAACAAAGGCTTTGCATTAGGCGATGATGGTTATTTAAACACAACAATTAATTATCGCGACCGTTCGCCAACAAACCGTGCAGGTTTGCATGGCTCATGTCAGTTTTACGGATGTACTGAGTTAAGTGATGGCACTTTACTTGCCGGTGATCCGCGCGAACTAACGGTTGATAGAGACACGTTTAGAATTGGTGATGCCGACTCTCAGCAATTTGGCTTAACCGTTAATACGGGTTATGAATTAGGTGATGGCGAGCTTTATGGTTTTATCACATACTCAACTCGTGATAACGAATCAGCTGCATTTTTCCGTCATAATGCAAATGCTGGCGGTAACCCAGTATTGCAAGACGGTGATGCAACTATTCCGCTAGGCTTTTTACCTAAAATTAATACAACGATTGATGATGTGTCATACAACTTTGGTTACAAAACCGAATTTGATAACGATGCTAGTTTAGATTTATCGTACACATACGGTGAAAATAGCATTGACTACACAACAAGCGACACAATTAACGCCTCTTACGCTAACTTTTTACGTTATGACCAAGGCTTAAGCGCTGCAGATATCCGTACCACTATTCCTCGCGAAGCGTACGCTTATGGCATGGAATTATCACTACAAACAATCAATATTGATTTCACTAAAAACTTTGATGATTACTCACTCGCTATGGGTGCTGAAATTCGTACTGATGAGTATCGAATTTTAGAAGGCAGCGAATATGCGTATCGCGATTACGACACCAGTAATGGTGTAAGTATTTACAGCGGCTTAAGTGGTGGTGTGGGCTCTGAAGATGCATCTGGCGGTACCCAAGGATTTGGTGGTTCTTCTCCTGCATCGTCAGTTGATGAGTCGCGTGATGTGATTTCGTTTTACCTAGATGCAGAAACTTACATAATCGAAGATGTTATTTTATCGGGTGCACTTCGCTACGATAACTACAAAGGCTTTGGTGACACTGTAAACTTTAAACTTGCAGGTAATTGGGCTGTTACTGACGATATTTCGTTACGTGGTGCATTAAGCTCCGGTTTTAGAGCCCCTTCAATGCAGCAATTATACTTTAATAATATCAGTACACAGTTTGTAGTTGCAGAAGATGGTTCTTTAGTTGCTGAGGAAGTAGGTACATTTAGAAATGACTCTACACTTGCACAAAGTTTAGGTATTCCAAAACTAAAAGAAGAAAAATCGCAAAACCGCAGTTTAGGTATTGTTTATAACGTAACTGATAATATTAATGTGACTGTAGATTACTACTCAATTGATATTGATGACCGTATTGTAATTAGTAACCGTTTAGGCAAAGGGCTTTCTTCAAGCTTAGACGCTGCACTACTTAGCTCAGGTGCGGGTGCGGGCCAATTTTTCTTAAATGGGGCAGATACAGAAACATCGGGTATCGATTTTGTTGCAACATGGAACACCGAAGGTTTTGGTGGCACGCTTGATTTTACGCTAGCTGCTAACTTTACTGAAACTGATGTTGTATCGTTATTTACGCCATCTGGCTCAGGCCTTGAAACAGTGCCAGTAGAAGACGTATTCTCTGATCAAGAAATTTCGATTATTGAAGAGTGGCAACCAGAAGGCCGTATTAATTTAAGTGCGCTTTATCAACGTGATGATTGGACAGTAAACTTATCACTCAATCGCTTTGGTGAGTACACAGTAGAAGACGGTGGTCGCCAAACTTATAGCGCAGAAATATTAACTGATGTTAAAGTTAATTACTTTGTTACTGAAGATTTATCGGTAAATATAGGTGCAAACAACTTGTTTGACGTATACCCAGATAAAAACGAAATTGGTAACTCTCGCTCAGGCACTATTGTAGATGCAAACGGCAACACAATAGTGAGCAGCTCAGGTGTATTTGAATACTCACGTCGCTCAGCGCCATTTGGTTTTAACGGTGCGTACTACTATGTAGGCGCAGAATACCGCTTTTAA
- a CDS encoding ferritin-like domain-containing protein yields the protein MNTHQGTEVNHITDIIQVMNSGIDFYQKAQEKVEDPAIGALFQRMIDARKVSVERLQPYAINEKGEREDGSSFAVEARRAYTALLTTFSSNNDSTYVKELEEVEDKTLEEIKAAMDKPQPADCEAALAKTLLTMQSCHAEMSRMQKH from the coding sequence ATGAACACCCATCAAGGAACAGAAGTAAATCATATTACTGACATCATTCAAGTTATGAACAGCGGCATCGATTTTTATCAAAAAGCACAAGAGAAAGTTGAAGACCCTGCAATTGGTGCACTTTTTCAACGTATGATAGATGCCCGAAAAGTGAGTGTAGAACGCTTACAACCTTATGCTATTAACGAAAAAGGTGAACGAGAAGACGGCTCATCTTTTGCTGTTGAAGCGAGACGTGCTTACACAGCGCTGCTTACTACATTTAGCTCAAATAACGATAGCACATACGTAAAAGAGCTTGAGGAAGTTGAGGATAAAACCCTTGAAGAAATTAAAGCCGCAATGGATAAGCCACAACCTGCTGACTGTGAAGCAGCTCTCGCTAAAACATTACTAACTATGCAAAGCTGTCATGCTGAAATGAGCCGCATGCAAAAGCACTAA
- a CDS encoding FecR family protein translates to MSNVHQFNSKDLILEKSCDWISAIDRGLTDDEKEQFKLWMMQSTAHQDAIYELAQLWDELSVLNELSNLFPQHNSAKESKKKWMFSYSIAASLFAALMVCSYLLINLENGYNQELAKVNYTKIYKTKVGEQSTYVLPDGTIVQLNTNSLLEVAYSKGRRQLLLSRGEGRFNVAKDATRPFSVMAGDKSFTALGTVFNVQRNTSSDLELVVTEGKVMITDPSVAVDANDFKDYQLADNSTQKIRKINANIVISGEKAVIEQSVTKPITQLSMGDVQRDLAWQNGMLIFNGEQLSDALNEVSRYTSTRFELSSDALASIKVAGVFKAGDVEGLLESLHTNFSIEHERLGEHVVTLKHHTES, encoded by the coding sequence ATGAGTAACGTTCATCAATTTAATTCAAAAGATCTCATTTTAGAGAAATCATGTGACTGGATAAGTGCCATCGATCGGGGTTTGACCGATGATGAAAAAGAGCAATTTAAATTATGGATGATGCAAAGTACGGCTCATCAAGACGCTATTTATGAACTAGCCCAATTATGGGATGAGTTATCTGTATTAAATGAGTTAAGTAATTTATTTCCACAGCACAATAGTGCAAAAGAATCTAAAAAGAAGTGGATGTTTTCTTATTCAATTGCAGCGAGTTTATTTGCTGCGTTAATGGTATGCAGCTACTTATTAATTAATTTAGAAAACGGCTATAACCAAGAGCTTGCGAAAGTTAATTACACTAAAATTTACAAAACAAAAGTAGGTGAACAATCCACTTACGTTCTGCCAGATGGCACTATTGTGCAGCTTAATACCAATAGTTTATTAGAGGTTGCATACAGTAAAGGGCGCAGGCAGTTGTTACTCAGCAGAGGGGAGGGGCGTTTTAATGTAGCAAAAGACGCAACACGTCCGTTTAGTGTTATGGCAGGTGATAAAAGTTTTACAGCCCTTGGCACGGTATTCAATGTGCAGCGCAATACGTCATCAGACTTAGAGCTTGTAGTGACTGAAGGTAAAGTGATGATCACTGATCCGAGCGTAGCCGTTGATGCTAACGACTTTAAAGATTATCAGCTTGCAGATAATAGCACGCAAAAAATTCGTAAAATTAACGCCAATATTGTTATCTCTGGCGAAAAAGCAGTTATAGAGCAAAGTGTTACTAAACCTATCACTCAGCTTTCAATGGGCGATGTACAACGTGATTTAGCTTGGCAAAACGGCATGCTTATTTTTAATGGTGAACAGCTAAGTGATGCACTAAATGAAGTAAGTAGATACACATCGACTCGTTTTGAATTGTCGTCCGATGCACTGGCGAGTATAAAAGTAGCTGGCGTGTTTAAAGCCGGTGATGTGGAAGGTTTATTAGAAAGTTTACACACTAACTTTTCGATTGAACATGAGCGTTTAGGTGAGCATGTAGTAACGCTAAAACACCACACAGAATCATAA
- a CDS encoding DUF3413 domain-containing protein yields MNLSQHNQFSSKASQLLSWGHWFTFANIGLALLISLSYLFADSPPSSFIGITYMLVTWLSHTSFIAFLAFVLTVFPLSLIFPYPKHIRGMAAVIATVGASLLTLDAYVYVNLGYHLSGSALPEIISLLWHRLTSSPALTTILAGGIVLLILGFQLVVSNYTWHHLARLKQYKFARYAISSLIVCFALSHSIHIWADANLKFDVTKQDNVLPLSYPTTAKSLLAKNDLLDIESYKQAHNVKINNQNISYQMPAPLEKCEDFTQANVDIFVFDTKKELAAFVANNNNLHKTEQFLQPTNHDDTLFSLVYGLPAFYKAAILNEQTLPAWQSQRRSVQVEGVKELNFINDQAHSTSAIRIIKSSDVSTIKDANTHVFAFSLANEKAEVVTTSALYSSDKRISKVDGLIQPSDLIATSVGQYLNCKAIAKQTMLGVNLYKKKDDMGVNYSQGVVIAYKKDRITLIDSDGNFKNISAAEGFSIEQGLDIPFLVQSIKKLKTFTQ; encoded by the coding sequence ATGAATTTATCGCAGCACAATCAGTTTTCATCAAAAGCAAGTCAGTTATTAAGTTGGGGGCATTGGTTTACTTTTGCCAACATCGGCTTAGCGCTACTTATTAGCTTAAGCTACTTATTTGCAGACTCGCCACCATCAAGCTTTATAGGCATTACATATATGCTAGTGACATGGCTAAGCCATACTAGCTTTATCGCCTTTTTAGCGTTTGTGCTGACGGTATTTCCGCTTAGTTTAATATTCCCCTACCCTAAACATATACGCGGAATGGCAGCAGTTATAGCAACTGTTGGCGCATCGTTGCTTACTTTAGATGCCTATGTTTATGTTAATTTGGGCTATCATTTAAGTGGCTCCGCTTTACCCGAAATTATTTCTTTACTATGGCACCGCTTAACTAGCTCTCCAGCTTTAACTACCATTTTAGCCGGTGGCATTGTACTACTTATTTTAGGTTTTCAACTTGTAGTAAGTAATTATACGTGGCACCACCTAGCACGTTTAAAACAATATAAATTTGCGCGTTATGCCATATCTTCTTTAATCGTTTGTTTTGCACTTAGTCATAGTATTCATATTTGGGCTGATGCAAATTTAAAATTTGACGTTACAAAACAAGACAATGTGTTGCCTCTTTCTTATCCAACCACGGCTAAAAGTTTACTCGCTAAAAACGACTTACTCGATATAGAAAGCTATAAACAAGCACATAATGTTAAAATAAATAATCAAAATATTAGCTATCAAATGCCAGCCCCTCTGGAAAAATGCGAAGACTTTACGCAAGCCAATGTTGATATTTTTGTATTTGACACTAAAAAAGAATTAGCTGCATTTGTTGCTAACAATAACAACTTGCATAAAACAGAGCAGTTTTTACAACCAACAAATCACGACGACACTTTATTTAGCTTAGTGTATGGTTTACCCGCTTTTTATAAAGCGGCAATACTCAATGAGCAAACATTACCAGCATGGCAAAGCCAGCGCCGCAGTGTACAAGTTGAGGGCGTTAAAGAACTCAATTTTATTAATGATCAAGCTCACAGCACAAGCGCAATACGAATTATAAAAAGTAGCGATGTTAGTACTATAAAAGATGCCAACACCCATGTTTTTGCATTTAGTCTTGCTAATGAAAAAGCAGAGGTAGTTACCACCTCAGCGTTATACAGCTCTGACAAGCGTATTTCTAAAGTTGATGGGCTTATTCAACCCAGTGATTTAATTGCGACAAGTGTTGGTCAATATTTAAATTGTAAAGCAATCGCTAAACAAACAATGCTTGGCGTAAACCTATATAAGAAAAAAGACGATATGGGCGTAAATTACTCACAAGGTGTAGTTATCGCGTATAAAAAAGATAGAATTACTTTAATAGATTCAGACGGTAACTTTAAAAATATATCCGCTGCTGAAGGCTTTTCTATTGAGCAAGGGCTAGATATCCCATTTTTAGTGCAAAGCATTAAAAAGCTTAAAACCTTTACTCAATAA